The Corythoichthys intestinalis isolate RoL2023-P3 chromosome 1, ASM3026506v1, whole genome shotgun sequence genomic interval tatttggtacagaaacctttgtttgctattacagataccaaatgtttcctgttgtccttgacaaggtttgcacacactgcagcagggattttggcccactactccatgcagatcttctccagagccttcaggtttcggggactgctgccgggcaacgcggactttcagctccctccatagattttctatcgggttcagatctggtgactggctaggccactccaggaccttaagatgcttcttacggagccactcttgagttgccttggctgtgtgctttgggacgTTGTCATGctagaagacccagccacaacccatcttcagggctctcactgaaggaaggaggttgtcagccaagatctggcgatacatagccccatccatccttccttcaatactgtgcagtcgtcctgtacccttggcagagaagcagccccaaaaaatgatgtttcctcctccatgtttcacggttgggatggtgttcttggggttgtactcatccttctttttcctccaaacacgacgagccgagtttagaccaaaaagttcaattttggtctcatccgaccacatgaccttctcccattgctcctctggatcatccagatggtcagtggcaatcttcagacgtgtctggacatgcactggcttcagcagcgggaccttgcgtgcgctgtaggattttaatccatgacggcgtaatgtgtttccgatggttttcttcgagactgtggttccagctctcttcaggtcattaaccaggtcctgccgtgtagttctgggctgatccctcaccttcctcatgatcagtgatgccccacgaggtgagatcttgcatggagccccagaacgaggcagattgatcgtcaacttgaacttccattttctaataatcgctccaacagttgttaccttctcaccaagctgcttgcttattttcctgttgcccatcccagccttgtgcaggtctcttgttttatccctgatgtccttacacagctcgttggtcttggccattgtggagaggttggagtttgtttgtttgtttgtttgtttgagcatgtgaacaggtgtcttttatacaggtaacaagttcaaacaggtggagttacttccggtaatgagtggagaacaggaggggttcttaaaaaagaactaagagccgaaatatttactagctggtaatgtatcaaattcttatttcatgcagttaaatacaaatttattatttaaaaattatacaatgagattttctggatttttgtattagattccgtccctcacagttgaagagaacttatgatacaaattacagacctctacatggcttgcaagtgggaaaaccagcaaaattggcagtgtatcaaatacttgttctccccactgtaaatcggTTTGATgaactgaaaaaaagaaaaacaaatctaATAGGTAGCAAATACTTTTTAACAAGAGTGTACATGCATAATATTAATATCCGTAATTTGGGAATTTCCCTTGTGGATGTTCACAAAACCGGAATGAAATAAGCTATTGTTTATACGATTTCTTTCGAGTCGTGTGGTAAAGAGCAATTTTTGGAATTtgcaatgtttatttcataaaaaTAGATGTCAGTTTTGAAAATTGTGCAACCTCTGACTCATTTTGCTATACCAGGTCATGCattcaaaatgttcaaatgttttttttttgtcttgaggCTGCTAAATGCAAAGCtggaggccaaatcggccaatTTGGCAATGCAAGCAGATCAATTAAAGGTGAGTTTAAATGCCTAAAAGTCATATTTGTCACTGCAATTTCATTCAATGTCGCTCGCTCATgttttatgtcttttttttggttcatttttttAGAAAGAACGGGATGATTTTCTGTCTAAGCCTTCAACTTCACAGTCACTCAAGGAGTTGGAGGATGAAGCAGCACCAAGGTGATGAACTCATTTTCTCCGGTTTCTTCCCACATTCCCAAAACACGTATGTAGATTTGTTAAAGTTATCTTACACCTGACTCATTCTTTTCCAGTTGTGCCAACGATCGAGAAATACCTGCGTCCAAACCTCACAAGGTATTGCTATGGATAGTCACTTTGGCATGAATTACCTATTCTGATATTTGATACCACATAATCTGATGCCACTTGAATATTGGTAGGACAGCTACATGTTACTAGTAAGACTGTCACAAATGGTTATTTTGATAGTAGACTAATCaccaattatttttttgcagtAAGTCAGCTAATCAATTCTTATAATAAGTCACATTCAGGGAATATTCACTGTACtgtatcttgtttttttttttggggcattttaattTGAAAGAAATTAATTACATCAAAAAGAGAACATTATTGTACTGTTTAATGTATCTATTTAAAtgcattgttttttaaataaacgtattaaaaactttttgctgtttttttctacAACATTGTGAGAATAAaccttaaaaaattaaacaaatgaaaaaatttagcttttttttttttttttaagttaaatgtctattttatttaaaagaaaataaatatttaccagttttattacttttttttattcgattaaaaatattttttaaatatcaaaacAATAATGAAAACAAATTTTGACTTAGAGGGGCTGAATATAAaaggaaatgaaaaaaattccaaaaaaattaaatgaaaaaaaaccaacatTGTCGTATTGTTGTAGTaataaaccttttatttataagTGAGGTAATCTTAACTCATTATCTTCCATTGATGCCATCTATTTGGTATGGAAAAGCTGGCAATGATCATATATCTATAGCTTATATATAAATGAtactaataataaataataaaaatattgtttttactTTCTTTATtcttaaaaataatgaaaataattgaagaaaaataaaatggaaaatatAGTAATAATTATAGTGAAAACATAAAAAAGACTTGGGAAATCgaatgattgctgccagcccctccaagtgcaaatggattagacgtcttatAATCGTCAATTGTAGACAATGAGCTATAGGTGCCTAAAAAAACATAAAGCATTTGGACAACTTTTTGGTcgtaaatgtctccaaatgcTCAGTCGACTGTCAAAATTGTCGCTGACGAAATTAATGCTGATTAGTTGTGGCAGTAGTGGCAAAACTACACTGGTTGACCACTGCTTTTACGAGTGAGATATTATACCTGATAATATTTAGTCATTAAAGCAGAACATAACAGGTACGAGctctaattgtataaaaacaatatTATTATGATTTGTTCTTAGGTGGAGcccaaaaagtcacaaaaatCCGAAGTACACGAAACCCATTCCAACCAGTCGTGAGTTACAATCTGACACAGAGGTAATACCTGGATCGTCTTCTCAATGTACATTTTTTCTGTGATTGACTTTTAGAGTTTGCAGAAACACCTTAGGGTTTGGAGATTCGGTAGAGACCTTCATGACGAAGACGATACCAAGCGTGGAAGGGAGGATTAACCATTTGGTTCCTCCTGACAATGTGTTCAGCGACGGAGACGACTCAACGGGTATGCGGTTTTATCCGTCCGTTCTTACAATAACTTACTCCTAATATGATCTACAGGGGTTTCATGTGCACAAATTTACGCCCTGATGTCCAACATCAAGTTGATGCAAGAAGAAATGGATCATCTACTGAgtgaaaggaaaaagaaggtATGGATCATCTACTGAgtgaaaggaaaaagaaggtACTGTAGTCCAACAACAGTGGtggactacagtggggcaaataagtatttagtcaaccaccaattgtgcaagttctccaacttgaagaaattaaagaggcttgtaattgtcaacatgggaaaacctcaaccatgagagacagaatgtgggaaaaaaacagaaaatcgcattgtttgatttttaaagaatttatttccaaattagagtggaaaataagtatttggtcatctacaaacaagcaagatttctgactgtcaaagaggtctaacttcttctaacgaggtctaacgaggctccactcgttacctgtattaatggcacctgttttaaatcattatcggtacaaaagacacctgtccacaatgtcagtcagtcacactccaaactccactatggccaagaccaatgagctgtcgaaggacaccagagacaaaattgtagacctgcaccgggctgggaagactgaatctgcaataggtaaaacgcttggtgtaaagaaatcaactgtgggagcaattcttagaaaatggaagacatacaagaccactgaaaatctccctcaatctggggctccatgcaagatctcaacccatggcgtcaaaatgctaacaaaaacggtgagcaaaaatcccagaaccactcgggggacctggtgaatgacctacagagagctgggaccacagtaacaaaggctactatcagtaacacaatccgccgccagggactcaaatcctgcactgccagacgtgtccccctgctgaagccagtacacgtccaggcccgtctgtggtatttaaaagagcatttggatgatccagaagaggactgggagaaagtgttatgatcagatgaaaccaaaatagaactttttggtagaaacacaggttctcgtgtttagaggagaaagaatactgaattgcatccgaagaacaccatacccactgtgaagcataggggtggaaacatcatgctttggggctgtttccctgcaaagggaccaggacgactgatctgtataaaggaaagaatgaatggggccatgtatcgagtgaaaatctccttccatcagcaagggcatggaatatgagacgtggctgggtctttcagcatgacaatgatcccaaacacacagccagagcttcgtaagaagcatttcaaggtcctggcgtggcctagccagtctccagatctcaacctttgagaaaatctgtggagagagttgaaagtccgtgttgcccaacgacagccccaaaacatcactgctctggaggagagctgcatggaggaatgggccaaaataccagcaacagtgtgtgaaaagcttgtgaagagttacagaaaacctccgttattgccaacaaagggtacataacaaagtactgagatgaacttttggtcttgaccaaatacttattttccagcatgatttgcaaataaattctttaaaaatcaaacattgtgattttgtgattatttttttttcacattctgtctctcatgcttgaggttcatccatgttgacaaatacaggcctctccaatattttcaggtgggagaacttgcataattagtggttgactaaatacttatttgccccactgtatatcagatCATCGTTGTCATTATGTCTGGCTCAGGATGACGAAAATGCCAAGCTGAACAGCAAAATCAAGCAGCTGGAGGAAGACCGGATCAAGCTCCAGAGGACCGTAAACATCCAGCAGAGCAAGATGGACAAGCTCAAAGCTTCTGAGAGTGAGGCCGCCGTCAAATATGACAGCCTTCAGCTTCAAATGTCCGCTTTGCAAAAGGTACTCCGGAAACTAGAAAAggccatttctggagaaattgcgtggGGATGtaaaataatgaattcaaaggtagtATTTAgcacacttttattttaaatgtaccGTCTTGATGAAATATTAATTCATTAACTCACAATGAGTTAATGCGCAGTTAAAATAATTACTAGTATTAATATGTGTGTTAACTGTTGActtgaagtgacctgaaaatttcCGGCtcatcatttcctattgatttccggtcactttctgttgaacttgtgtcatttcggggtcacttcctcttgattttgggtgacttctcgTCGAGTTTggagcattttcaggtcacttcctgtggatatcGTGTAACTcgcagttgattttgggccactttaTGTATTTCTTCTTTATTTAAAGGGTACCGCTGAtggaaagacatgtaattcttaaaagataaatgttagtatgagttataatagttggatattaaaatttgaatgttttcgttttgaaaaAGATTGTAAAATATGTTTAAATAGTAGGTCACCTATGTCGATGACGACGCACTGCActctgggtgatgacgtcactgGGCGGGATTCTTacattatttgcgattcggttgtggaagattcgaaaacgattcaaaaacatccaaattccgattatttaattaTGCCAGgtcaagcagaactaaaacacagtcagcgcggtcttcggtacgcaatgagaaacggacagaGAATAAATATCATGGCactactcatgccgctagataaaaattaATAcctactgcagctgacagccgttacaaacaacgcccagttgctacaaactacggccacataatgctatggtagatatcatatgtatatacaactagatgcgaaatgacacttggcggcgttagcacgtgtatagagaactagatgcgaaatgacagacttgccggcgttagtaaacagccgccatcttaaagcagtagacttctctggaaggctgtgttgtagcgaacctaattaaatttttatctaaaatactgaatcgacaaaattttgacttgaatctctctgtaaatgatgaaacggttttaaaactttcacatgtcgaaagtagacagaagggaaattatggaatatcgggagcaattttaaccacTTAAACGGTTGATCCACAACATTAATTACATGTAAGTAgtgtaaagctgctgatactgaatgaggacttgagtattttatttactgttttaaattgtaaacttgatactgaaatagtagtttcagCCCGAGAGGATTTTTATTCGATTTTGGAACtattgtacgaaacattaaaagctggGGTGGGGAGTTgcataaataccgtattggcccgaatataagacggtcctgattataagacagccccctctttttcaaaactcaagtttgaaaaaagattttttgaacaccaaatacatttttatacagaaaataattacggtACATCGGAAAcaattgattataacaatatatttgagagaaaaagcatgttattttgcctcattcagatcttactatctgaacatttaaatatgtaaactaaagtgcaatcacattcgtaaatgaatggtttctggtttttgaaatgtaaataaaccaatctattgtgataaaacaacaaaattgcaataactgcattaaccatcaaagtgaggtctaactgtaactgtagtcttgaaacaaatctgaataaggaaaaacattgcaataaaataatgcaaactggttaaacttgggagtagctgagatctgtcatgacagaacattaatcctcaagttcagcattcgcttcaatgatatctggcgccatctagcgtcgtgaatgggtataatgtctagaccccgaatataagacgactcccactttttcagtcttatttcaatgcaaaaaacactgtcttatattcgggccaatacggtaatcgttttataatcgaatcttagcctctgaatcgtaatcgaatcgttatgtGTGCCAAGACTCCCACCTCTAATAAACATGTCATTGGTTCTgctcttccaatttgaacccgagcggaaaagGGATGAGCAGGACAGCGCTGTCGGTATTTCCCAAAACGAGCGGCAAAAGCAATTAAACGAAGGTCTACAGCGGGATTCCAACCTGCATTTCCCGTGCGAAAGACGAGCGCGTAGACTACAGGACTTTCCCTCTGTGTGATGTTGGTGTCATGGTTTTccttagaaaaaaaattgcaacccACATGTGCTGTCTGTGTGGTAAAACCTCAAAGGCAAatgcaactgaaaagaaagtgcggctggcGTGACCGCGGAATTGGAAAACGCGGCtaacttcagacagcaagcagacaacaacaacataggGATAGTgaaaaagggtttattgaacacgcgATCGCAAAAAGGGAGACAAAAAGGGTCCGTcgggatcaattaaaaaaaaaaaaaacaacacgggGAAAACCGCACTGAGAGGTAGACATACATAAAAAACGTTTCAAAGATTCAACTAGCAACAAAGGGATATAGAAACTGTAAAattgcagcaagtcaatatctcggcaatccacctaggatcggtttaacgcagtgcttctcaattattttctgtcacgcccccccaaggaagacgtaaatgtttcgcgccccccccaaactctctgccgccactgtaaatagtatcatttgtctataaaattactattataaatacacatctgcctaacattgtgtccattttttttctaataaagaaaaaaagtaacatagatcaacttataataaagtataactttattaacattgttttgtttgtaacagagaagacttgacgtgcatcaatttgcctgaattaaaaaagtcacatccaaactgtaaaaaatacactcaaggtacatttttgaccatttgatacagaaaaataaaatgtaataaaatcagtaaataataacaaattaaaattgattagaaacattcactcatgaggacaatatgccaaaaaatttgaccgaaaaaacaaaactgaataaaagaaaaaaaaagagtgtccttggacaggaccgtttttatttttgctgctcacattatttacctcctttgcaatggtgtggagttattttgcaatgagcatgctcacaatgctcactggtttactgatataacactgacaaagcaggacgattgttggcaatattcggcacgttttcactgaaaaacaatcaagcggattatcaatgagattggggtctaatgtctttaagtggcgtcttaattgatttggcttctggctgtccgctataattatttttagacacagtaaacagtggtctttcatcatcacccactgtattaaaagtcaaagctaaaaggcaaacggcacgaacaaagcgcattctcggcggccgaggtagaaccgtaggtgagggcggtcgtcgtgacgatcccaagctgaaaatggcacttctcgggcggcgacgtgagaaccggacaagacagtgggtcgctgcgtgagtgagtccggtcggaaaacggctttcggaaacggcggtggcacactgctcttcatatgttttctgtgtgtgctgagtgctcttccttagttcaaaaatactgcgcgcactctgaaaatgagagcgccactgccacctactgagtggatgtgcaagtacactttattccagtacggcaaaaaaacaacaaaaaaagcatgttccccgaggtcacatgcgccccccccggcatcgctctgcgccccccccaggggggccccactatttgagaagtactggtttaacGACACTGCTGATGAACTGGAATTGGATGGaggtacgacgtcgggaactcatcccactgctctgtaacaaaacaatctgaccagctgcagaatgtgacaaaatcatgccagacgTCATACTAGCTCCGCTTGCtacctagcacagctattctcccattcCAGCCCAACCACGTCATCAACCCCAGCGTGCGTTgcgcgcgtaaaacatggcgccctctgtaggtcaaaacatgcactaaatattatatttttaaatcaatggaaacaatttatgtttctaataacatattttatagTAAAAGAGAAACATTGTGGCTTAATagaacctacaagtctttaaatccgaggttccctttaaggcaATTCAAAATTAAAAGATATGCcaattgagattttctttttcaggtGCAAATTGAAAATCAAAAGAAGTGAACACAAACATTTTTGTTGGTGCTGAAtgtcccatttaaaatgaatagggACGGGgcttttttgtcaattttttttgcgGAAccttaagtttttgcccaaaattttGTTTACGTGTTTGAATTATGTGTCTGGTTGACAATGTGACCCACAGGAAATGGAAAAGCTGAGTAAAACTAGCAAGCAAGGAGCAGCCACGCAGAGCACCGTGGAGCTTCGTCTCACAAGAGCTCTCGACGAAGTGGACCGCTTAAAGTCGgaactccaaaaaaacaaacagatgcACAAGGCAAGCGGGCTTATGTCTAGCATTTATTCAAACGCAAAATCTTCTATCGTTTAGCCTCCTCGTTTCAAGCTTTCCTCTTTTCCGTCAATCCAGGAAAAGACTAGCGAGGAACAACAGATTCGGGAAACGCTAATGACAGAaaacaaaatgttaaaaaagCAGAAAGCGGAGCTTATCGTGGGATTGAAGAAGCAGCTCAAGTTGATCGATGTTCTCAAAAGACAAAAGGTGTTCTGGGTCATGAAGTGTGGCCATCATTCCTGAAATTGCTTATctctcagtgccattgacagcgctagacaaattggacgtctagcgccgtcaatggcagccagtggatTGTTATATTATTCCATTTTTCTGCAGATGCATCTGGAAGCTGCCAAGCTGCTGTCCTTCACAGAGGAGGAGTTCATGAAGGCCCTCGACTGGGGCAAAGCATAAAAATCCATAAATTGACTTGGTATGAAGCCAGAAGGTTGAGTTGGTTATTTTGACATGCTGAAGACTGACAATGAATCCTGCGTGCATTAAAGAGATTTTTGATTGACTGCCAATTTGTCATCCTTTCAACGTCTGATTAGACCTTTCTTTCGGTTGGATGGTCAGAGGCATGAAACCAGTTGCATTCTGAATTGAAAAGTCCAGCTGGCTCGCAGatcgtaaaaaaaataattaaaaaaaaatcacgtttaATCTAGACTATAACAGCACACTAGGATTGTTTGAAATTGTTCGGAAGTTGGAAACTTGAAAATCAATCAGTTGTCTCTGCCTTGGTTTCAGAATTCTCTGCCTGACACGTCTTGAAGTTTTTCCTGAACTCTTCGTCAAAGTGCTTCAGGTCATCTTCACGGAGCAAACCCTGAAACGAGACAGAGTCACGTTCATGAACAGACTTCGCTACCCGATATGGGAGGTTCTCTGCggagaatgggaaccttttgaaacccaaaaaggctcacacgcctctccttgtgcagcaacaattttctgcagcacatttggctggcgtgatgcgaaatataaacgaattaatctgcaaaatcagttgaatccgcagtccatctgcatgctgtaaagcaatgctgtattgtgagatgctgacccgggtgacgtcacattcgcattcgtcctaaacccgagactggagccggaagttactcattttcatggcgcgggattcaaaaattgaatatacatTGTATCACAAATGTGAGTACACCccccgcatttctgcagatatttaagtagtcctgcaacgattaatcgattaactcaagtattcgattagaaaaaaatattcaaactaaattttgttgcttcgagtatt includes:
- the tex9 gene encoding testis-expressed protein 9 isoform X3; the encoded protein is MPASDLLAKEELYKLLNAKLEAKSANLAMQADQLKKERDDFLSKPSTSQSLKELEDEAAPSCANDREIPASKPHKVEPKKSQKSEVHETHSNQSVCRNTLGFGDSVETFMTKTIPSVEGRINHLVPPDNVFSDGDDSTGVSCAQIYALMSNIKLMQEEMDHLLSERKKKDDENAKLNSKIKQLEEDRIKLQRTVNIQQSKMDKLKASESEAAVKYDSLQLQMSALQKEMEKLSKTSKQGAATQSTVELRLTRALDEVDRLKSELQKNKQMHKEKTSEEQQIRETLMTENKMLKKQKAELIVGLKKQLKLIDVLKRQKMHLEAAKLLSFTEEEFMKALDWGKA
- the tex9 gene encoding testis-expressed protein 9 isoform X2; protein product: MLYTGQKMPASDLLAKEELYKLLNAKLEAKSANLAMQADQLKKERDDFLSKPSTSQSLKELEDEAAPSCANDREIPASKPHKVEPKKSQKSEVHETHSNQSVCRNTLGFGDSVETFMTKTIPSVEGRINHLVPPDNVFSDGDDSTGVSCAQIYALMSNIKLMQEEMDHLLSERKKKDDENAKLNSKIKQLEEDRIKLQRTVNIQQSKMDKLKASESEAAVKYDSLQLQMSALQKEMEKLSKTSKQGAATQSTVELRLTRALDEVDRLKSELQKNKQMHKEKTSEEQQIRETLMTENKMLKKQKAELIVGLKKQLKLIDVLKRQKMHLEAAKLLSFTEEEFMKALDWGKA
- the tex9 gene encoding testis-expressed protein 9 isoform X1, which codes for MRPRIHFFGQKMPASDLLAKEELYKLLNAKLEAKSANLAMQADQLKKERDDFLSKPSTSQSLKELEDEAAPSCANDREIPASKPHKVEPKKSQKSEVHETHSNQSVCRNTLGFGDSVETFMTKTIPSVEGRINHLVPPDNVFSDGDDSTGVSCAQIYALMSNIKLMQEEMDHLLSERKKKDDENAKLNSKIKQLEEDRIKLQRTVNIQQSKMDKLKASESEAAVKYDSLQLQMSALQKEMEKLSKTSKQGAATQSTVELRLTRALDEVDRLKSELQKNKQMHKEKTSEEQQIRETLMTENKMLKKQKAELIVGLKKQLKLIDVLKRQKMHLEAAKLLSFTEEEFMKALDWGKA